The proteins below are encoded in one region of Pseudoalteromonas ulvae UL12:
- a CDS encoding cation:proton antiporter, with product MTAIYIAGIALCSVMAQWLAWTVKVPAILFLLITGLLLGPVFSVLDPDAVFGDLLFPLISLSVAVILFEGSLTLHFKELKGIGKVVRNLCSIGMVATAIILGLSCYWLLGLDWRVAAVIGAVLVVTGPTVTAPLLNAMRPTKEIDRILRWEGIVIDPIGALFAVLVFEAVMLAGKSGVLSHTLFALFKTVGVGLSIGILAGYITGVLIRREWLPYELHKFGVLALVLVSFTVSNAISHESGLLAVTVFGIYLANQDDLELDSILEFKEDLSQILISTLFILLAARLKLPDLMLLGPAVIVFLLIVLFVARPVCIALSTYNSELPWRARAILAWIAPRGIVAAAVGSVFALSMTKAGIADAQKIVPIIFTVIIVTVVLQSLTAIPVAKLLKMRQPKPSTVLIIGANHLARAIAKGLQDQKIDVYLSDPAWENCRMARMDGLACYYGNPQSEHAERYLPMSSLKTVLGLSPNRHHNALGVQYFSHMLEEKNVYSLKSSDIHAKANKDSATFLSRQILFGDNASYARLSSMIAKGGKVSATKIAEAFSWQDYLEVNKDAVPLFILQIDDEEDTQLIPFTPNMERPPNTGDMIVAMQPPKMSILKEPASKTPVSSESEKS from the coding sequence ATGACAGCAATTTATATCGCAGGAATTGCCTTATGCTCAGTCATGGCACAGTGGTTAGCTTGGACGGTAAAAGTGCCAGCTATCTTATTTTTGTTAATCACAGGTTTGTTACTCGGTCCAGTTTTTTCTGTACTCGATCCTGATGCTGTATTTGGTGATTTATTATTTCCACTGATTTCGTTGTCTGTGGCTGTCATTCTGTTTGAAGGTTCGCTGACACTGCATTTTAAAGAGCTCAAAGGGATCGGCAAAGTCGTCCGAAACCTATGTTCAATAGGCATGGTGGCAACAGCCATCATCCTAGGTTTGAGTTGCTATTGGTTGCTTGGCCTCGATTGGCGTGTTGCCGCAGTCATTGGTGCCGTTTTAGTGGTGACAGGCCCAACGGTTACAGCTCCGCTTTTAAATGCGATGCGCCCGACAAAAGAAATTGATCGTATTTTGCGCTGGGAAGGCATTGTTATCGACCCGATAGGGGCATTATTTGCAGTTTTAGTATTTGAAGCAGTGATGCTTGCAGGTAAAAGTGGCGTATTGAGCCATACCTTATTTGCCTTATTTAAAACGGTCGGTGTTGGCTTATCGATAGGTATTTTAGCCGGTTATATTACCGGTGTATTAATTCGCCGTGAGTGGCTGCCTTATGAGTTGCATAAGTTTGGAGTGTTAGCACTCGTTCTGGTCAGCTTTACGGTTTCTAATGCAATTAGTCATGAGTCAGGATTACTCGCAGTCACTGTATTTGGTATCTATTTGGCTAACCAAGATGACCTTGAGCTCGATTCAATCTTAGAGTTTAAAGAAGATTTATCACAGATATTAATTTCGACTTTATTCATTTTACTCGCTGCTAGATTAAAGCTGCCTGATTTGATGCTACTGGGTCCGGCCGTTATTGTGTTCTTATTGATTGTATTATTTGTAGCTCGCCCTGTGTGTATTGCCCTGTCAACCTACAATTCTGAGTTACCTTGGCGTGCTCGCGCTATTTTGGCTTGGATCGCACCTAGGGGGATTGTTGCCGCTGCTGTTGGCTCTGTATTTGCGCTGAGCATGACTAAAGCGGGGATCGCCGATGCTCAAAAAATAGTGCCTATCATTTTTACGGTCATTATAGTTACGGTGGTTTTACAAAGCCTTACCGCTATCCCGGTCGCTAAGTTACTCAAAATGCGTCAACCCAAGCCTTCAACGGTGCTAATCATTGGTGCTAATCATTTAGCTCGAGCGATAGCAAAAGGCCTGCAAGATCAAAAAATTGATGTGTACTTGTCTGACCCTGCTTGGGAAAACTGCCGCATGGCGAGAATGGATGGTCTTGCTTGTTACTACGGTAACCCGCAATCAGAACATGCTGAGCGCTATTTACCTATGTCGAGCTTAAAAACGGTATTGGGGTTATCTCCTAATCGTCACCATAATGCTTTGGGAGTACAGTATTTTTCTCACATGCTCGAAGAAAAAAACGTTTATTCCCTCAAATCTTCAGATATCCATGCCAAGGCAAATAAAGACAGTGCAACATTTTTGTCTCGGCAAATTTTATTTGGTGATAATGCATCTTATGCGAGGCTCAGTAGCATGATAGCTAAAGGGGGCAAAGTCAGCGCAACTAAAATTGCTGAGGCGTTCTCTTGGCAAGATTATTTAGAAGTAAATAAAGATGCGGTGCCTCTGTTTATTTTACAAATCGACGATGAAGAAGATACTCAACTTATTCCCTTCACACCCAATATGGAACGGCCGCCGAACACCGGCGATATGATTGTAGCCATGCAACCGCCAAAAATGTCGATTTTAAAAGAACCGGCCAGTAAAACACCGGTCAGTTCTGAATCAGAAAAAAGCTAA
- a CDS encoding polyamine aminopropyltransferase: MLRESHILLFSIFIAGLCSIIYELLIATTGAYFLGDSITQFSLTIGIYMAFMGVGSYVSRWVPDHSLLSLFICFELALALIGGMSVPILYFAYAFGLPLQLCSIVLTAVIGVLIGLEIPLLSRLMEKHYTLKANLSNVLSIDYFGALLATLLFPFLFLPWLGVFKTSLAFGLMNLSIALVLLWYFIDHFNAARKTILKSTLVVVAGILLVTFFTSHQLNKMWNSQVYEDHVVHSEQTPYQQIVLTRNKDDIRLYLNGGLQFSSIDEYRYHESLIHPAMARLNTPKTVLILGGGDGLAVRELLKYPAIDKIILVDLDPAVAQLAKTNHYLTSLNQDALNNPKVEILHLDGYVYTEQTDLLFDLIIIDLPDPKTISLARLYSKQFYLQLKKRLYPHGIIVTQATSPFFAKQTFWSIHNTLNAAQFSRVAPYHVNVPSFGEWGFVMACHQQCSAPQAKPIDTRFYQQPIEPQLFLFPDDLKGSDEAISTLDNPQVLYYYLQGWKYWN; encoded by the coding sequence ATGCTTCGCGAAAGCCATATCCTGCTATTTAGTATTTTTATTGCGGGTTTATGCTCGATTATTTATGAGCTGCTCATCGCGACTACAGGCGCTTACTTTCTTGGCGATAGTATTACGCAATTTTCGCTTACGATTGGCATTTATATGGCTTTTATGGGCGTAGGATCGTATGTCTCTCGCTGGGTGCCTGATCACTCTTTGTTAAGCCTATTTATTTGTTTTGAGCTTGCATTAGCATTGATTGGCGGAATGAGTGTGCCAATATTGTATTTTGCTTATGCGTTTGGTTTGCCACTGCAGCTTTGTTCAATTGTATTGACCGCTGTAATAGGCGTACTGATCGGGTTAGAAATTCCATTATTAAGCCGCTTAATGGAAAAACATTACACACTCAAAGCAAACCTTTCTAATGTACTGTCTATTGATTATTTTGGCGCGTTATTGGCCACTTTACTCTTTCCGTTTTTGTTTTTACCTTGGCTCGGCGTATTTAAAACATCTCTGGCTTTTGGGTTGATGAATTTATCCATCGCTCTGGTGCTGCTGTGGTATTTTATCGACCATTTCAACGCCGCACGTAAGACAATCCTTAAATCGACTTTAGTGGTCGTGGCTGGGATATTACTGGTTACTTTTTTTACCAGTCATCAGCTGAACAAAATGTGGAATAGTCAGGTGTATGAAGATCATGTCGTCCATTCTGAACAAACTCCTTATCAGCAAATCGTGTTAACCCGAAATAAAGATGATATTCGACTGTATCTCAATGGTGGCCTGCAGTTTTCATCCATTGATGAATATCGTTATCATGAGTCGCTGATCCACCCAGCTATGGCGAGGCTTAATACACCCAAAACTGTGTTAATTTTGGGTGGCGGTGATGGTTTAGCGGTACGCGAACTACTCAAATATCCCGCTATCGACAAAATTATCTTGGTAGATTTAGATCCCGCTGTCGCACAATTGGCAAAAACCAATCATTATTTAACCTCACTCAACCAAGATGCATTAAACAACCCAAAAGTAGAGATCTTGCACCTTGATGGGTATGTCTATACCGAACAAACAGACTTATTATTTGATTTAATTATTATTGATTTGCCCGACCCCAAAACCATCAGCTTAGCACGCCTTTACAGCAAACAATTTTACTTACAATTGAAAAAGCGCTTATACCCTCACGGGATCATAGTGACTCAAGCAACCAGCCCATTTTTTGCTAAACAAACTTTTTGGTCTATTCATAACACCTTAAATGCAGCTCAATTTTCCCGAGTGGCTCCTTACCATGTCAATGTCCCTTCCTTCGGCGAATGGGGATTTGTAATGGCATGCCATCAACAGTGCTCTGCCCCACAAGCCAAACCTATCGACACCCGCTTTTACCAACAACCGATTGAGCCTCAATTGTTTTTATTCCCTGATGATTTAAAAGGAAGTGATGAAGCAATCAGCACATTAGATAATCCGCAAGTTCTCTACTACTACCTACAAGGCTGGAAATACTGGAACTAA